The following proteins come from a genomic window of Carcharodon carcharias isolate sCarCar2 chromosome 10, sCarCar2.pri, whole genome shotgun sequence:
- the si:ch1073-145m9.1 gene encoding uncharacterized protein si:ch1073-145m9.1: MGLKILLYVPNIIGYIRILLLLVCWWTFNYPIVFFPCYVVSIILDGFDGFAARTFEQVSEFGAWFDVAVDNFGRTMLWSLLFQWGHFISSLEWCVFVCTHNSMGADWKNKFGDGPWWVRKTMANGFKTPVGAFAIFGLHVLPIWLYGYYNRVLSAAFLMPSTMQWLVTAFLVAGRLLCMAVEFWCLWIHIMYLIRNEKETQGK; this comes from the exons GTTATATAAGGATACTCCTCCTGCTGGTCTGCTGGTGGACTTTCAATTATCCTATTGTGTTTTTTCCCTGTTATGTGGTTTCCATTATTCTTGATG GGTTTGATGGGTTTGCAGCTCGGACGTTCGAACAGGTTTCTGAGTTTGGGGCTTGGTTTGATGTTGCTGTCGACAACTTTGGGCGCACCATGTTATGGAGCTTACTTTTTCAG TGGGGACATTTTATAAGTAGCTTAGAgtggtgtgtctttgtgtgtacaCACAATTCCATGGGAGCAGACTGGAAGAACAAGTTCGGCGATGGCCCTTGGTGGGTTCGGAAAACCATGGCAAATG GTTTTAAGACTCCTGTAGGAGCATTTGCTATCTTTGGATTACACGTTCTTCCTATTTGGCTGTATGGTTACTACAATCGAGTCCTATCAGCAGCATTTCTGATGCCTTCTACAATGCAATGGCTTGTAACTGCATTTCTTGTTGCTGGAAGACTTCTATGTATGGCTGTGGAG tTCTGGTGTCTTTGGATTCATATTATGTACCTCATACGAAATGAGAAGGAAACCCAAGGAAAGTAA